Genomic DNA from Candidatus Sphingomonas phytovorans:
GCAGCGTCACGATCGGCGTCAACATCATCCCGCATACCGCGGCGGTCACCACTTTCGGCAGCCTCGCGGCCGGCGATCCGATCAATATCGAGATCGACGTGCTCGCCCGCTACCTCCAACGCATGGAGCATTATCGTGCAAAAGCCTGAACTCGCGCGTCTGCGCCACGGCTTCCTCTCCTCCCCCGAGGAGATCATCGACGAAGCGCGCAACGGCCGGATGTTCATCCTGGTCGATGACGAGGACCGCGAGAATGAGGGCGACCTGGTCATCCCCGCCCAGATGGCGACGCCCGAAAAGATCAATTTCATGGCGAAGCATGGCCGCGGGCTGATCTGCCTCGCCTTGACCAAGAAGCGTGTCGACGAGCTCGGGCTCGACCTGATGAGCCGCCACAACGGCACGCGGCATGAGACCGCCTTCACCGTCTCGATCGAGGCACGCGACGGCGTCACCACCGGCATTTCCGCCGCCGACCGTGCGCGCACCGTCGCGGTGGCGATCGATTCATCCAAGGGCCGCGAGGAGATCGTGACCCCCGGCCATGTCTTCCCGCTGGTCGCGCGCGACGGCGGCGTGCTGGTGCGCACCGGCCATACCGAAGCGGCGGTCGACGTGTCGCGCCTTGCCGGCCTCAACCCGTCGGGCGTGATCTGCGAGATCATGAACGAGGACGGGACCATGTCCCGCATGGACGATCTCGTCACCTTCGCGCAGTTCCACAATCTCAAGATCGGCACGATCCGCGACCTGATCGCCTATCGCCGGCGCCACGACCATCTTGTCGAGAAGCGCGCCGAGACGGTGTTCCACAGCAAATGGGGCGGCGACTGGAAGGCGATGACCTTCTTCAACAAGGCGACCGGCGACGAGCAGGTCGCGCTGGTCAAGGGCAAGATCGACCCCGAAAAGCCGACCCTTGTGCGCATGCACAGCCTGTCGATGTTCGCCGACGCGTTTGGCGAGGAATCGCCCCGGTCAGGGCTGTTGTCCTGCTCGATGGAGGCGATCGCGGCCGAGGGAACTGGCGTCATCGTCGTCATCAACCGGCCGATGAAGGATTCGATGACCCGGACCATCAAGCTGCGCACCGAGGGCAAGGCGGTCGACGCGCCGGAAGCCGCCGAGCTGCGCGACTATGGCGTCGGCGCGCAGATCCTGGCCGAACTGGGCGTGCAGGACATGGTGCTGCTGACCAATACCCATCACACCCTGATCGGGCTCGACGGCTATGGCCTGTCGATCGTCG
This window encodes:
- the ribB gene encoding 3,4-dihydroxy-2-butanone-4-phosphate synthase produces the protein MVQKPELARLRHGFLSSPEEIIDEARNGRMFILVDDEDRENEGDLVIPAQMATPEKINFMAKHGRGLICLALTKKRVDELGLDLMSRHNGTRHETAFTVSIEARDGVTTGISAADRARTVAVAIDSSKGREEIVTPGHVFPLVARDGGVLVRTGHTEAAVDVSRLAGLNPSGVICEIMNEDGTMSRMDDLVTFAQFHNLKIGTIRDLIAYRRRHDHLVEKRAETVFHSKWGGDWKAMTFFNKATGDEQVALVKGKIDPEKPTLVRMHSLSMFADAFGEESPRSGLLSCSMEAIAAEGTGVIVVINRPMKDSMTRTIKLRTEGKAVDAPEAAELRDYGVGAQILAELGVQDMVLLTNTHHTLIGLDGYGLSIVGERPIPGTGGE